A window of Deltaproteobacteria bacterium genomic DNA:
TGATCGGTTTGGTTGAAGTCGAAGAACTATCCGAACGCAGCAAAAAGCATGGCCGCGGCTGCCACATGGCGATGAATGTGGCTCAAGAAGATTTCGCTTCCATGATCGCGCTGGTCGAACGCCATGGCGGCCGCAGTCAAGGCGACAAACGCGCCGACGAAGGGCTACGGCCCGAAGGCGAGCGCAGCATTTATCTCTTCGATCCCGACAACAACCGCTTGCAGATCACCGCCCTGGCGCTCAATCACAAAGATGAACTCCTCGACGACGAAGAAAAATGGCGCCGCATCATCGCCGCCCGCAAAGAACAAGGCCGCGGCCTGAGTAAATGGGAAAGCGACGGCAAGAAACTGCTCTAAAAAAAATTACTACTGCTCGTTAGCAGCCATTGCAGATTGATTCTTAGCCGCAGAGGGCAGTTTCGCACCGAACCAGTTTTCCTAATGGGTATCGGCGTGAACCTGTCACCCATCTGACGATGCCGAAATGAATTGACCTTATGTAGGGGCGCGATTCATCGCGCCCCTACATCGATTCGTTCAGGTCATGGAAGAGCCAGTAGGAGGGTTGATAAGTGATACCCATCACGCATGCGACATTTCGAATACCCTCGAAGCCGATGGATTTCGTTAGAACTCAATCCATCCTACGAAACGAAACGCTATTAACTCTTCGTCGCCAAGATCAGTGTCGTCCCAGGCAAGGTCTTGGGAATATCGCCGTGGGTTTCGATGGCAGCGAACCCAGCTTTCTTTAGCCACTCGGAATATTGCGACAGCGTCCAGCACTCGCCTTCCGGCGTGTGCGTCAGCGTGTAGACCGAAAAGCGCAAAGCGAATGTTGGTTCCGTGCGTTCTTCGTTGGGCACGAAATCGTTGACCACGAAAATGCCGCCGGGCTTCAAAGCGGAATACGCTTTGGCGAACAACTCCTGATTGCCTTTCGGCGATTCGAAGCGGCAGAAATTGCTGGCGAGAACAAGATCATAATAATTCGTTTCGATATTCGCCGTGTGATGTTCGCCGTCGATGAAACGAATTTTTCCTTCGAGGCCGCGTTCTTTGTTAGCCTTCTTCGCCACTGCGTTAACGTTGGGCCAGTCTAACTGCGTCACCTGCGCGCTCGGATCACGCGTGACGATGGTCATTCCGAAGATGCTCGACCCACCGGCGATGTCGAGGACGCGCATGGCTTTACGCTCGCCGCCAATTTTTAAGATATCGCACAGCGCTTTGGCCGCCGGCTCGGCGATGACGATGATGCCGAGCACGAGCTTTTCCCAAACTTGCAGCTCGGCGTTGGTGTCCATGCGGCTGAGCGGCTTGCCGGTCTTGAGCGATTCTTTGAGATGGGCCATGCCATCCCACAGCGCTAAAGCGACGTAGCGAAAATCGCCGCAATAGGAAGGTTTGCCTTTGACGAGAAAAGCTTGCGCTGACGGCGCGAGGAAATACTTGCCGTCGCGCTTTTCAATCAGCGACAACGCCGGCAGGCTGTCGAGCACGATGCGCGTGGCGCGCGCATCCGTGCCGGCTTCCCGCGCCACCGCGTCGGCAGTGTTATGGCCCTTGCTGATCAGCGTGAAGAAATCATACTCCAATGCGGCGTCGAGAATTTGACTGTTGGCGAAATCGCCGAGGATGCGCATCAGCGGTCGGGGCGAAACTTCTTCTTGGTTAGAATCGGCCATGGTTATTCTTTGTACAAGCCTTCTTTTTTGATTTGCTGATAGACGCCTTCGAAGAACCAGGCGAAGTAGGAAGTTCCCATGCGCATGCAGTATTCGAGATTGAAACCCGGCCGGGTCTCGGCCTTGCCTTCCATGAGCAAGTTTTTCAAGACCAGCCAATCGAGATCGGCGTGGGCCATGATGCCGTCATGCTCTTCGAGATCCGCTTTGGCGTGCACCCGAAAGTAGACGATCTTATCTTCGGGAAAGTTGTAAACCTTGCGCAGCGCCGTGCCAAAAAAACGCGCCCAGTGGCCCACCGCTTCTTCGACACAGAACGACGCCCACCATTCGGCGGTGGTCCCCTCATACAAAACGCCGCGGTAGTATTCCAAAAACGCCCGGCACTCGGCGAGCATTTCGTACTCGACCATGTCGTCATCTTTGAGACCGAAGTTGTATCCCTGCTCGAGAACGATCTGAATATGGCCGGGGGGCTTGGGATGAATCATTTCGTCGGCGACATGGGCGGCGAAATGTTTGAGCAGCTCGGGGTGGCGTTTGAAAAATGGCTGCTGGCGCTGGTAGGCGACACCGTGAAAATTATTGATCTCGGCGACGAAGCCATACCAGTTTTGCCAAAAGATTTTGAGCGCCTCCATGGGCAGCGTGCCGTTGCCCATGTCGCTATGAAAGCGTCCCTTGATGAGCCACTTGTCGGCCAAGTCCAACAAATATTTTTTCAAATCGGCGATCACCGCGTCGGCTTCGGCCTCGGTTAATTTCTTGCCGCTAAAATCCTGTCTGCCCAGACTCATAAATTCCTCCGTGATTAATAAAGCGCGCCGGGATTTAAGATATTGTTCGGATCCACCAGCTGCTTGATCTCTTTGATGACATCGTAAAGATTTCCCAAACGCTGATAAGGCACCGGCCCTTTGGTGCTCAGCGTCGGCGCGGTCCACACCACGCCGCGCTCGTTGCTAAACTGCGCCACCATGCCCATCCATTTACGCAGCTTGCCGACATCTTCCTCGTCGTAGGGATTGTAGAAAGTGAAATACTCTTCTTTGATGGCGAAATCGCGGGTCACGTAACTGTCATGCTGCGGCGAGTGCTCGGCGTCCCAGATGCCGCATTCGCGCTTGGCCGCTTCGTCGAGATCGTACATCTCTTTGAGAAAAGTAAGCGGATACATTTTCGAAGTGACGGCGAACATGCCGGTATGGCGCACCACCGCACCGCACCAACCGTCCGGCCCCATGACATGCCAATCGGGCCAGCCGTGCAAACCCAACTCCTGCGCCTGGGCGCCCATCGCCTTGTCGGCGATCTCCGGCACGTCGACACCGCCGGCGGATTGGTAAATCCGCCGCATGCGCTTTTCCTTGAACGCCAGCTCTTCTTGATCGCGCGCCAAGAGCACGGTCTTCAAGAAAAACCAGCCGTCGTCGGGAATTTTGCTTTTATCGTACAAGCCCTCTTCCATGGGCCAGTGATACTGCCAGCGGTCGGTGAAATGAATGTCGTAAACCACTTCGCCGCGTACCTGTTCCATGAGCGCGTCCTGCACCTGTTGCAACTGATCGCGGCGGAACACGTAGCAGTAATCATGCAGCCACTCGCGCCGGCATTGAATCGCGCGCAGACAAACTGTGCTGATGATACCCATGGAACCGGCGGCCAGAGTAAACAGGCCGAGCAAATCCGGCAGGTGAATCCATTTTTGAAACGGTCCGAAGGTCGTTCCCTGATTTGCTAGCGCGCCCAAACGAATCGTCTCGCCGTTGGCGAGAATCACTTCAAGGCCGAGCACCATGTCGGCGATCCAACCGTAGCGCGTCATGCCGTAGCCGATGCCGCCCTTGTTGATCATCGCGCCGATGACCACGGCGGGTCCGTAGGTGCCGAAGTTGGGCAGCATCAGACCCTGCTGGCGCAGTGCATGGTGAATCGCGTAAACGCTGGCGCCGCCTTCGGCGATGACATACTGCAGAGTCGGATTTACTTCGAGAACCTTGTCCATGCCAAGCATGTCCAACAGCAAGCCGCCTTTGAGCGGCGAGCTAATGCCCATGCCGACGCCGCCCTTGGCGACGATGGGAATTTTATTTTCATTGGCGAATTTTAAAATATCGGCAACCTTGTGATTGCCCTGGGCGTCGGATTCAATACGCACGATCACATCCGGCAAAGCGCGATAGGCGCCGTAGGCCAAGGTATGCTGGTAGTTGATCTTGTCGATCGGATTGGTCGAGATCCGCCGCGGGCCGACAATGTCGGTTAGTTTAGCGATGATCTCGTCGAGAGTAAGCATGGAAATGAGATTTTAAGTAAAATTGCAGAGTGCAAAATACAAAAGTTAAAATCGAAAACGTTTATCCGCGATCGCCGTCGAGCAATTAGAAGGTTTTGTAATATGGAATCTGGAATTTGTAATTTCTCACAGCTGCAGATGACTCCCACCGGTAATCAGCATATGACTTCCCGTCATCATGCTCGCTTCATCGCTGGCCAAGAACGCGATCGCCCCGGCGATGTCTTCAGGATAGAGATGCCTTTTCAGCGGCCGGGTATCCTTCACCCGCTCGCGAAACGCTTCGGGCATGATCAGCGAGGCATCCGTTAACGTAAACGCCGGCGTCACCACGTTGACGGCGACGCCCAGCGGGCCCAATTCAATCGCCATCGTATTCGCCATCGATTCGAGCGCCGACTTCGCCGCCGCATAGGCGCCCATGCGCGGCAGCGGCTGCTGCGCCAAGCGCGTGCTAACGACGATAATCCTGCCAGCCTGCTTTTCTTTCATCGCCGGCAAGCAAACCTGCACGCAATTATAGAATGCCGACAACTCATGCTCGATCGCCTGATGAAATTTGTCCCAAGATATTTCGTGCAGCGCACTGACTTGAAACGGAAAGTAGGCGTTGTTGACCAGTATATCGATAGCGCCAAGTGCTTCACTCGCGGCGCGCACCATGGACTCGACCTGGGCGCGTTGGGTGACATCGGCTTGATAAACGATCCCGCGCCCGCCGGCGCCGCGAACTTCGTCGAGAACTTTCTCGGCCGCCTCGCGGTTCTGATGGTAATTGACGACTACCGCGGCGCCGCCTTGGGCCAAACGAATCGCCGCCGCCGCGCCGATGCCGCGGCTGGCGCCGGTAACTAGCGCGACTTTACCGCGCAATGTCGGAATTGTTTTCGCTTCTGCCATGACCAGGACGAGAACTAAATTGCCGCCTCGCCGTGCGCGGCGTTCTGTTCGTACTTCGCCGCGTTGCTCTTGAACGACAGGAATTTCATTTTCACATAGGGCGAAGTGTAGCCGTTGAGAATACGCTCGACGCGGCCCGGCTTGCTGTAAAAAGATTGAAACGCCCAACCGGTGAGTTCGCCCAACTGTTGGCGGCTCAAATATTTCGTCGGCATCACCGAATGTTCCAAGTCGTAGAGACTCAGGTTGTCGATTTCGATGATGTTGTTCTTAACTGCGGCTTTGTAAATCGGCGAGCCGGGAATCGGATTGAGCACTTGAATCATTACGATGTCGGGATCGATCTCGTCCACCGCCTGGGCGCGCTGGCGGATCTTGGCTTCGTCATCTTCCCAAAAACCGTTGAGGTAAGTCGAAATGGTGGAAATGTCGTTCTGGCGCAGGAACTGAATCAGCTCTTTCAATTCTTTGACGCCGACTTTCATCGGTCCCTTACGCGCTTCGGCGATCTCCTCGTCCGTGCCGCCGTCGATGCCGATCAATACTTGATACAAACCGACCTTGCGCAATCGCGGCACCAGATCCTTATCGCGAATCAGGTTTTGCGCGCGGCTGAGCATGAACCAGCTCATGTCTAACTCTTTCTCCTCTAACGCTTCGACCAAGTCGACCATCTTCTGCCGATCGGAGCTGAAATCGTCGTCCATGAAGGTGAGGGCTTTGACGCCATAAGTCTTGTTCAGCAGTTCCATTTCTTCAGCGATTCTCTTCCCGCCTTTGGTTCGGTGCGAGGTGAAATCGCGCGGGTTGCGCGGGTCGACCAGCCACCACTCGTAGCAAAAATGGCATGCGCCCTCGCAGCCGCGCGAAGTCACCGACTCATTATAATTGGGAATCACCGAGTAGCCGTAATACTTGTCCATCGGAAACAGATCGTAAGCGGGCATCGGCAGCTCGTCGAGATTGGCGATCACCGGCCGCGCCGGCGTCAGCACCACCTCGCCATTTTTGCGGTACGCCAGCCCCTTGATCGCGCTGAAATCGGGCGTGGATTTTTTCAGTTCTTCTAATAACTCACAGACGGCGTATTCATTGTCGCCAAACACGCCGACAATCGCAAAGTCGAGTTGCGGATTGTCAGCCATGATCTTTTGCGGCACCGCGGTGTACATCAGACCGCCACCGATGGTAACCGTTTGGGGCGCGACCTCTTTGATCTTTTGCATCGCCGCATGGAAGCGATTGAGCGTCGCCGCACCGCCGGCCGCGGCAATCATAGCGCCAAAGAAGACCGCCTCGGGCCGTTGCCGCAGCACTTCCGCCAACATCTGATCGTCGTCCAAACCGAGCGCGCGGCAATCTAAGACGGAGACCTCCGCGCCATTCTTTTGCCGAATGAAAGCCGCCACTTGCGCATGAAGCGCGTTAACCGCCAAATGACGCTCGCCCCAGGGCGCCCAATTGCCCATGGGGGGGGTAACAAAAAGAAGTTTCATGTTATCTCCTGGTATATGGAAGGATCGCTGGACAGTAAAATATTTAATACCTTAAGGATTGTCAAGATTAGGCCGCGATTGAAAGGCGGCGCAGTAATTTCCAAGCGACGGGAATCGCCGTTTTTGATTCGCCTGATAAATCTGTTGACAACTATCTGCCCTTTTGGTACTGGTGCGCTGCTGATGACACTGTGTCAATGTCCTAATCGTAACCATTGGAGGGAACTAATATGGCTCAAGCGGCTGAAGAACAACTTTTAGATATTCGCGTTGCCGAAGCATCGGCGGCGTATAAATTTTATCTGAACAATGAGAAGTTAATTCTCGGCACTTCTTCAACGGTGCTATTCCTGTTGACCTGGGAAACCATTGGCAATTGGGCGGGGCTCATCAATCCCATGTTCATGAGCGCGCCGTCGATGATCGCCAAGGCTGGATGGCAAATGTTCGCCTCGGGGGAAATTTGGAATGACCTCTATGTCAGCGGCGTCGAGTTCGGCTGGGGCTACTTCTTGTCGATCATCTTCGCGGTCCCATTCGGCATCGCCATCGGCTGGTACAAAAGATTCGCGTATGTCTGCGATCCCTTCGTCAACGCCATGAACGCCACGCCACGTGTCGCGCTTTTGCCATTGGTGATTATTTGGCTCGGCATCGGCATTTTGTCGAAGGTCGGCATCATCTTTCTCGGCGCGGTTTTCCCACTGCTAATCAATACCCGTGACGGCGTCAAAACTACGCCGGCCAATTTGCTCACCGCGGCGCGCAGCTTCGGCGCCTCGGAATGGCAGATTTTCAAATCCGTCGTGCTCCCTTCCACCGTGCCTTTCATCTTGACCGGTTTGCGCCTGGCCATCGGCCGCGCGCTGATCGGCGTCATGGTCGGCGAGCTCTATGCCGCCACCGCGGGCATCGGCTTCATGATCACCGTCGCCGGTGCGACTTTCCAGACTGACAAAGTGTTCGTCGGCGTTCTGATCTTCGCGATCAGCGGCATGGCTTTAACCGAAGTGGTCGATCGCTACGAGAAACGCTTCGATAAATGGCGCCCCAGAGTCGGCCACGATTAGGCTTGACCCCAAGCTAAAGCTTATCTAAACCCCAAAATGGCGCTGGAACGTTCCAGCGCCATTTTTTTCTACACAACAGCAAATATAATGGCAGTGACCACAAGTTTGATAGTTTTGACCGGCATCGAACCGCCGCATTGCCATGAACTAACAACTTCTCTACGAACCCAGTCAATTGACTGACCGTTTATAAGTCTGACGGAGGCCCCCATGCGCAGAATCGGCGGCGTGATCCTACTCATCACTTTAGTCATGGCCGTGATGTTCTTTCGCCAAGCGATCGGACTTTACGTTGACTGGCTATGGTTTCAGGATGTTGGCTACGGGCATGTTTTTACTACCATCCTCACCTACAAAAGCGCTCTCGGTGGTATCTCCGGCAGTCTGTTCGCGCTGTTAATCTACGTCAATTTGAAAATCGCCTCCTCGATGCCGACCGGATTTCATTACAGCGGCGCCGACAATATTATTGAACTTCCCGCCCCCGAGCTCATCGATCCGATGTTCAAGCGGCTGCTGCTGCCGGGCGCGCTGCTAGTCGGCATCATGGCGTCACCCCAAGGCGCGGCCAGTTGGGAACAAGCATCGCTGTTTTTCAACGCCGTGCCGTTCAACTTACAAGATCCGCAGTTTGGCCAGGACGTCGGCTTCTATGTTTTTCGCTTGCCGCTGTTACGGGTCATTTACCATTGGGCGATCTTTGCCATCGGCTTGAGCATCGTCGCCTGCGCGGCGGTTTATCTTGTTTACCGCGGCATAGAATATACCGCGCGCGGCCTGTTGCTCGGCGCGCGTGCGCGCAATCACTTACTGGTTCTGTTCGGCTTGCTATTGATCGCCAAGGCCGCCGGCTATTATCTCGACGCTTTCGACCTTTTGCACTCGAGCCGCGGTGTGTCCCATGGTGCCAGCTACGCCGATGTTTATGGCAATTTGCCGGCGCTGAGAATTCTCACTTTTCTCGCCTTGATCGCGGCGGCGCTCTGTTTCGCGCAAATTTACCGCGCCGGTTATAAATTTGTCATCCTCGGCGTCGGCGCTCTAGTCGGCGTACACCTGCTCGGTCTCAACGCCTACCCGACGCTATTGCAGCGCTTTCGCGTCACGCCCAATGAAATCGAAGCGGAGCGGCCGTTCATCGAGCGCACGATCAAGTTCACTCGTTTTGCCTTCGGCTTGGATAAGATCACAACTAAAGATTTCCCGGCCGATGAGCAGCTCACGGCGGCGGATCTCAAACGTAACGAATCGACGATCAGCAACATCAGGCTCTGGGACCATCGGCCGCTGCTGACCACCTACGCGCAGCTGCAAGAGATTCGCCCCTATTATAAATTTGTCGATGTCGACAACGACCGCTACATGATCGACGGCACTTATCGCCAAGTGATGCTGTCGGCCCGCGAGCTGTCCCACCAACATCTGCAAAGCCGCAACTGGATCAACGAGCATCTGACCTTCACCCACGGCCATGGCGTGGTCTTCGGCCCGGTCAACCAGGTCACCTCGAGCGGCCAGCCAGAATTTTTTATCAAAGACATTCCGCCGGTGGCGACCACTTCGCTGAAAATCTCTCGCCCCGAGATTTACTACGGCGAACTCGCCAACGACTATGTCTTGGTGCAGACCAAATCCCAGGAATTGGATTACCCGGCGGGGGATCAAAATATTTACACGACGTACAAGGGTCAGCGCGGCGTGGCTATCGGCTCCCTATGGCGCCGCTTGGTTTTTTCCGCTCATCACGCATCGCTGCGCATCTTGCTGGCCCAGGATCTTAACGCCGAGAGCCGGATACTTTACTACCGCCAGATTCAGGAGCGGGTAAAAAAGATCGCGCCGTTTATCATTTTCGACCGGGATGCTTATGTGGTCGTCGCCCAGGGTGGCAGACTATTCTGGATCGTCGATGGCTACACGGTTTCGGATCGCTTTCCCTATTCGGAACCGCTGCGCCAGCAGGGCACTAACTATATTCGTAACTCGGTCAAAGCGGTGGTCGACGCGTACCAGGGCACGGTGGAGTTTTATACCAGCGACACCCAGGATCCGGTGATTCAATCCTTTGCCAAGACTTTTCCCAATCTGATGAAACCACTTGAAACCATGCCCGAGGATCTGCGCGCCCATATTCGTTATCCGCAGGATCTATTTTCGATTCAGGCGCGGGTCTACACGACCTATCACATGCAGGACCCGCAGGTTTTTTATAACAAAGAAGACCTGCTCAGCATCCCGCGCCAAAATGACGAAGGGCGCGAGCGCGATGTCGAGCCTTACTACACGATCATGCGCTTGCCCGGAGAAACCAAGGAAGAATTCGTCCTGTTGCTGCCGTTCACGCCGAACAAGCGCGACAACATGCGTTCCTGGTTGGCAGCGCGCAGCGATGCGCCCCACTACGGCAAACTAATCGCCCTGGACTTTCCCAAAGCGAAACTGGTTTACGGACCGAAACAGATCGATGCCCGCATCGATCAAGACACGACGATTTCCCAACAGCTGAGCCTGTGGAACCAGCGCGGCTCGCAGGTGATTCGCGGTAGTTTATTATCGATTCCTATCGACCGCTCCTTGCTCTACGTCCAGCCGCTCTATCTGGCGGCGGAAAAGGGCTCCCTGCCGGAACTCAAGAGGGTGATCGTCGCCTTCGGCAATCGTATCGCCATGGAAGAAACCTTGGAGCAATCGCTGCAACGAGTTTTCGGCGCAGCACCGGCCAAAGAAGCGGCGCAACCGGTGGTCGCCGCGGCCCCGCAAGCGGCGGCGAAAAGTGAGCAAACCCCGGCGCGCCAGGCGCTGGACCA
This region includes:
- a CDS encoding FAD-binding oxidoreductase; its protein translation is MLTLDEIIAKLTDIVGPRRISTNPIDKINYQHTLAYGAYRALPDVIVRIESDAQGNHKVADILKFANENKIPIVAKGGVGMGISSPLKGGLLLDMLGMDKVLEVNPTLQYVIAEGGASVYAIHHALRQQGLMLPNFGTYGPAVVIGAMINKGGIGYGMTRYGWIADMVLGLEVILANGETIRLGALANQGTTFGPFQKWIHLPDLLGLFTLAAGSMGIISTVCLRAIQCRREWLHDYCYVFRRDQLQQVQDALMEQVRGEVVYDIHFTDRWQYHWPMEEGLYDKSKIPDDGWFFLKTVLLARDQEELAFKEKRMRRIYQSAGGVDVPEIADKAMGAQAQELGLHGWPDWHVMGPDGWCGAVVRHTGMFAVTSKMYPLTFLKEMYDLDEAAKRECGIWDAEHSPQHDSYVTRDFAIKEEYFTFYNPYDEEDVGKLRKWMGMVAQFSNERGVVWTAPTLSTKGPVPYQRLGNLYDVIKEIKQLVDPNNILNPGALY
- a CDS encoding radical SAM protein; this translates as MKLLFVTPPMGNWAPWGERHLAVNALHAQVAAFIRQKNGAEVSVLDCRALGLDDDQMLAEVLRQRPEAVFFGAMIAAAGGAATLNRFHAAMQKIKEVAPQTVTIGGGLMYTAVPQKIMADNPQLDFAIVGVFGDNEYAVCELLEELKKSTPDFSAIKGLAYRKNGEVVLTPARPVIANLDELPMPAYDLFPMDKYYGYSVIPNYNESVTSRGCEGACHFCYEWWLVDPRNPRDFTSHRTKGGKRIAEEMELLNKTYGVKALTFMDDDFSSDRQKMVDLVEALEEKELDMSWFMLSRAQNLIRDKDLVPRLRKVGLYQVLIGIDGGTDEEIAEARKGPMKVGVKELKELIQFLRQNDISTISTYLNGFWEDDEAKIRQRAQAVDEIDPDIVMIQVLNPIPGSPIYKAAVKNNIIEIDNLSLYDLEHSVMPTKYLSRQQLGELTGWAFQSFYSKPGRVERILNGYTSPYVKMKFLSFKSNAAKYEQNAAHGEAAI
- a CDS encoding methyltransferase domain-containing protein — encoded protein: MADSNQEEVSPRPLMRILGDFANSQILDAALEYDFFTLISKGHNTADAVAREAGTDARATRIVLDSLPALSLIEKRDGKYFLAPSAQAFLVKGKPSYCGDFRYVALALWDGMAHLKESLKTGKPLSRMDTNAELQVWEKLVLGIIVIAEPAAKALCDILKIGGERKAMRVLDIAGGSSIFGMTIVTRDPSAQVTQLDWPNVNAVAKKANKERGLEGKIRFIDGEHHTANIETNYYDLVLASNFCRFESPKGNQELFAKAYSALKPGGIFVVNDFVPNEERTEPTFALRFSVYTLTHTPEGECWTLSQYSEWLKKAGFAAIETHGDIPKTLPGTTLILATKS
- a CDS encoding ABC transporter permease, yielding MAQAAEEQLLDIRVAEASAAYKFYLNNEKLILGTSSTVLFLLTWETIGNWAGLINPMFMSAPSMIAKAGWQMFASGEIWNDLYVSGVEFGWGYFLSIIFAVPFGIAIGWYKRFAYVCDPFVNAMNATPRVALLPLVIIWLGIGILSKVGIIFLGAVFPLLINTRDGVKTTPANLLTAARSFGASEWQIFKSVVLPSTVPFILTGLRLAIGRALIGVMVGELYAATAGIGFMITVAGATFQTDKVFVGVLIFAISGMALTEVVDRYEKRFDKWRPRVGHD
- a CDS encoding UPF0182 family protein; its protein translation is MRRIGGVILLITLVMAVMFFRQAIGLYVDWLWFQDVGYGHVFTTILTYKSALGGISGSLFALLIYVNLKIASSMPTGFHYSGADNIIELPAPELIDPMFKRLLLPGALLVGIMASPQGAASWEQASLFFNAVPFNLQDPQFGQDVGFYVFRLPLLRVIYHWAIFAIGLSIVACAAVYLVYRGIEYTARGLLLGARARNHLLVLFGLLLIAKAAGYYLDAFDLLHSSRGVSHGASYADVYGNLPALRILTFLALIAAALCFAQIYRAGYKFVILGVGALVGVHLLGLNAYPTLLQRFRVTPNEIEAERPFIERTIKFTRFAFGLDKITTKDFPADEQLTAADLKRNESTISNIRLWDHRPLLTTYAQLQEIRPYYKFVDVDNDRYMIDGTYRQVMLSARELSHQHLQSRNWINEHLTFTHGHGVVFGPVNQVTSSGQPEFFIKDIPPVATTSLKISRPEIYYGELANDYVLVQTKSQELDYPAGDQNIYTTYKGQRGVAIGSLWRRLVFSAHHASLRILLAQDLNAESRILYYRQIQERVKKIAPFIIFDRDAYVVVAQGGRLFWIVDGYTVSDRFPYSEPLRQQGTNYIRNSVKAVVDAYQGTVEFYTSDTQDPVIQSFAKTFPNLMKPLETMPEDLRAHIRYPQDLFSIQARVYTTYHMQDPQVFYNKEDLLSIPRQNDEGRERDVEPYYTIMRLPGETKEEFVLLLPFTPNKRDNMRSWLAARSDAPHYGKLIALDFPKAKLVYGPKQIDARIDQDTTISQQLSLWNQRGSQVIRGSLLSIPIDRSLLYVQPLYLAAEKGSLPELKRVIVAFGNRIAMEETLEQSLQRVFGAAPAKEAAQPVVAAAPQAAAKSEQTPARQALDHFQRAQENLKQGNWAGYGDEMKKIEALLKEMQKGR
- a CDS encoding SDR family oxidoreductase; the encoded protein is MAEAKTIPTLRGKVALVTGASRGIGAAAAIRLAQGGAAVVVNYHQNREAAEKVLDEVRGAGGRGIVYQADVTQRAQVESMVRAASEALGAIDILVNNAYFPFQVSALHEISWDKFHQAIEHELSAFYNCVQVCLPAMKEKQAGRIIVVSTRLAQQPLPRMGAYAAAKSALESMANTMAIELGPLGVAVNVVTPAFTLTDASLIMPEAFRERVKDTRPLKRHLYPEDIAGAIAFLASDEASMMTGSHMLITGGSHLQL